A window from Pagrus major chromosome 4, Pma_NU_1.0 encodes these proteins:
- the LOC140994657 gene encoding rho family-interacting cell polarization regulator 1-like: MFTGSTKLPPTKTPQPERLDEVYAALRKGLQSYLQVHQLELDSLGQQIRENKRNGRLGSLYEQDKQVKAIERFMRRLDFHLSKVEELYDAYCIQRRLRDGASKMVAAFNSATGSKEARESLSEANKGYRECTEHMCSLESELESQMGEFHVKMKGLAGFARLCAGDQYEVLMRYGRQRWRLRGRVEVSNKQMWDSEEYIFLPLVTELLSIKVTELKSLANHVVVGTVSCEMLDLFCPLPQTLAVDINDLGTVKLNLEVTWSPFDKDDQTSSTSTVSKRLLSNQSPPDTPSMREQVFYSLLKRQGEMENGTVWSNSSESSDDSSSPALAHHAQRLTASNMLQSTLTTQLSFTPHKSSASTPSLSSNQEEDETEAGEVFSQADAVPNGHLQTSCSHSQVGESSPDCTVTDRASVQSADLSEASADLSCSCPDVSSVPPESDLSESSIPQVCVSAEEVKDDASEDLSVQAGRTEAEAEDSTTEAGEGQQVEETHQSVQESKQPEDAPKAPFPTSSSFTQEVETALESFDFLNCSDLEEDEEEKEDEQQEEEKKKEEDDDDDDDDEDDGQHEENQNIKEEEKVEEEEKDEKNFYSGGSDDEEAGGLEILMEAPEGFRNSDEDRFSESQESSVADMQDLSQIEMPEEQEEHSEEKGDEQHGDDTSHGQEERSSTPSHLATTVF; this comes from the exons ATGTTCACAGGCTCCACCAAACTGCCACCCACTAAAACCCCCCAGCCCGAGCGGCTGGATGAAGTGTACGCTGCCTTACGCAAAGGCTTACA GTCGTACCTGCAGGTCCACCAGCTGGAGCTGGACAGCCTGGGTCAGCAGatcagagaaaacaagaggaacGGTCGTTTG GGGTCTTTGTATGAGCAGGATAAG CAAGTGAAAGCCATAGAGAGGTTTATGCGACGCTTGGACTTCCATCTCAGCAAA GTTGAGGAGCTGTACGATGCTTATTGTATACAGCGGCGACTGCGTGATGGAGCAAGTAAGATGGTGGCGGCCTTCAACTCCGCCACTGGCAGCAAAGAGGCCAGAGAGAGCCTGAGTGAAGCCAACAAGGGCTACAGGGAATGTACAGAG cacATGTGCTCACTTGAGAGTGAATTAGAAAGCCAGATGGGAGAGTTTCATGTCAAGATGAAGG GCCTCGCTGGCTTTGCACGGCTGTGTGCTGGTGACCAGTATGAG GTCCTAATGCGCTACGGGCGGCAACGCTGGAGGCTACGAGGCCGCGTGGAAGTCAGCAACAAGCAGATGTGGGACAGTGAGGAATACATCTTTCTGCCTCTCGTCACGGAGCTGCTGTCAATCAAG GTGACGGAGCTAAAGAGCCTGGCCAATCACGTGGTGGTGGGCACCGTGTCCTGCGAAATGCTCGACCTGTTCTGCCCACTCCCCCAGACGCTTGCCGTGGATATCAACGACCTCGGGACGGTGAAGCTGAACTTGGAGGTCACCTGGAG tccgTTTGATAAGGATGACCAGACATCATCCACCAGTACAGTTTCCAAACGGCTGCTGTCCAATCAGAGCCCTCCAGACACGCCCTCGATGCGGGAGCAGGTGTTTTAT TCTCTGTTGAAGCGACAGGGAGAAATGGAGAACGGGACAGTCTGGTCCAACTCTTCTGAATCATCCGACGACTCCTCCAGTCCGGCCTTGGCTCACCATGCTCAGAGGCTGACGGCCTCCAACATGCTGCAAAGCACCCTCACCACTCAGCTGTCATTCACACCGCACAAGTCCAGCGCTTCAACGCCGTCACTCTCCTCCAACCAAGAGGAGGACGAGACAGAAGCTGGGGAGGTTTTCTCTCAGGCAGATGCGGTGCCCAATGGCCATCTGCAGACTTCCTGCTCGCACAGCCAAGTCGGCGAGAGCAGTCCAGACTGTACTGTGACTGATAGGGCGTCTGTCCAATCAGCTGACCTCTCGGAGGCCTCAGCAGACCTGAGCTGCTCATGCCCTGATGTCTCCTCTGTGCCTCCTGAGTCGGATTTGTCTGAAAGCAGCATCCCacaagtgtgtgtttcagcGGAGGAGGTAAAAGATGACGCATCTGAGGACTTGTCAGTCCAGGCTGGGCGGACTGAAGCAGAAGCAGAGGACAGCACCACTGAAGCAGGAGAGGGACAACAGGTAGAAGAGACACATCAGTCCGTCCAGGAGTCAAAACAACCAGAGGACGCTCCGAAG GCTCCTTTTCCTACTTCTTCTAGTTTCACTCAAGAAGTCGAGACAGCCCTTGAAAGTTTTGACTTTCTCAACTGCTCTGACCttgaggaagacgaggaggaaaaagaggatgagcaacaagaagaagaaaagaagaaggaggaggatgatgatgatgatgatgatgatgaagatgatgggcAACATGAAGAGAACCAAAACataaaggaggaagagaaagtggaggaggaagaaaaggatGAAAAGAACTTTTACTCTGGAGGAAG TGACGATGAGGAGGCCGGCGGTCTAGAGATCCTAATGGAGGCTCCAGAAGGATTTAGGAACTCAGATGAAGATCGTTTCTCTGAATCACAG gAGTCCAGCGTGGCAGACATGCAGGATTTGAGTCAGATAGAAATGccggaggagcaggaggagcacaGCGAGGAGAAGGGAGATGAACAACACG GAGACGACACATCACATGGTCAGGAGGAGCGTTCCTCTACTCCTAGCCACTTGGCCACTACTGTCTTCTGA
- the vrk3 gene encoding serine/threonine-protein kinase VRK3 encodes MPFRFCPQCGTKLVPEFRFCPSCGEKLPGPGPDEPITVSSTASLSRTPLKSDHAATSVVNASLVASSTSVEPTESKAFACTTSIPITTRPALRKTRNSLRLDKDVKFNLATAPVVPSTKPVRDDRTEDYGFGLARTPTKQHTVTFKPDAAVEPTVESSSSPVAKSPRPVRGKAKLSSPAKKQAEDGKKLTDKTSKKAEESMVDGCPVAVTSPVSSPISRTTFKATGKSKAKKAKHVPAVEPLQEGEEVTDTTGKKWKLLKLLSQSATELLYEVVQTVSRSSSKESNHILKLGAKDGRIFNEQNFLQRSAKPATVDKWIKQNKMDFLGIPSCVGFGPHADSYRFLIFPDMGQSLQSVMEEEDELLSEKVVLQLACRILDVLQYIHSNEYVHADINAENIYIKPGQKSQVYLVGYCHAFRYCPGGQHVEYREASRTPHEGTIEFISLDAHMGAAPSRRSDLQSLGYCMLRWHTGTLPWTAVTQPDQVATQKQRYMEDVPALLSHCFGKKRVSSAFQTYLTTVMTLQYCEQPDYSALKDRLSQALLQLGASPELPLSF; translated from the exons ATGCCTTTCCGGTTCTGTCCCCAGTGTGGGACAAAGTTGGTGCCTGAATTCAGATTCTGTCCGTCATGTGGGGAGAAGCTTCCCGGTCCTGGTCCTGATGAACCTATAACCGTGAGCTCGACAGCTTCTTTAAGTCGCACTCCACTCAAAAGTGATCATGCTGCAACATCAGTAGTTAACGCAAGCCTTGTTGCTTCAAGCACAAGTGTTGAGCCCACTGAGAGTAAAG CCTTTGCATGCACTACATCAATTCCAATCACTACTCGTCCTGCACTCCGAAAGACCCGTAACTCACTACGACTGGACAAGGATGTTAAATTCAACCTTGCCACTGCACCTGTGGTGCCCTCCACTAAACCTGTCAGAGATGACAGGACCGAAG ATTATGGTTTTGGATTGGCTAGAACTCCTACAAAGCAGCACACAGTCACTTTTAAACCTGACGCAGCGGTTGAGCCAACTGTAgagtcttcctcttctcctgttGCAAAATCACCTCGACCTG TCAGGGGAAAAGCAAAACTCTCCAGCCCTGCTAAGAAGCAGGCTGAAGACGGAAAGAAGCTGACTGATAAAACCAGTAAGAAAGCAGAAGAATCGATGGTAGACGGCTGTCCTGTGGCCGTGACTTCCCCTGTTTCCTCACCAATCTCCAGGACAACTTTTAAAG CTACAGGTAAAAGCAAAGCCAAGAAGGCAAAGCATGTGCCGGCTGTGGAGCCGCTGCAGGAAGGTGAGGAGGTGACGGACACAACGGGCAAGAAGTGGAAGCTGCTGAAACTGCTCAGTCAGAGTGCGACGGAGCTCCTTTACGAAG TGGTCCAAACGGTTTCACGATCCAGTTCCAAAGAATCAAATCACATCCTCAAACTG GGGGCTAAAGATGGAAGAATCTTTAATGAGCAAAACTTCCTGCAGAGATCTGCTAAACCTGCAACTG TGGACAAGTggatcaaacaaaacaagatggaTTTTCTCGGGATTCCTTCCTGTGTTGGCTTTGGTCCTCATGCAGATTCCTACAG gttTCTGATTTTCCCAGACATGGGTCAGTCTCTGCAGTCTGTCATGGAGGAAGAAGACGAGCTTCTGTCTGAGAAAGTCGTCCTACAGCTCGCCTGTAGAATA tTGGATGTTCTGCAGTACATCCATTCAAACGAGTACGTTCACGCTGATATTAAtgcagaaaacatttacatcaaaCCAGGACAGAAATCACAG gtatATCTGGTAGGATACTGCCATGCTTTCAGGTACTGTCCAGGTGGACAACATGTGGAGTACCGTGAAGCCAGCAGGACACCGCACGAGGGCACCATCGAGTTCATCAGCCTGGACGCACACATGGGAGCAG CTCCGTCTCGACGCAGTGACCTGCAGTCTCTGGGTTACTGCATGCTGCGCTGGCACACAGGGACACTACCGTGGACTGCCGTCACTCAGCCGGACCAGGTAgccacacagaaacagag GTACATGGAGGATGTTCCTGCGCTGTTGAGCCACTGCTTTGGAAAGAAGAGAGTCTCCA GTGCATTTCAAACATACCTGACCACAGTGATGacactgcagtactgtgagcaGCCGGACTACTCTGCGCTGAAGGACCGACTCAGTCAGGCTTTACTACAGCTGGGGGCGTCACCGGAGCTGCCGCTCAGTTTTTAG
- the rab27a gene encoding ras-related protein Rab-27A: MSDGEYDYLIKFLALGDSGVGKTSFLYQYTDGKFNSKFITTVGIDFREKRVMYKSTGPDGTSGRTQKIHMQLWDTAGQERFRSLTTAFFRDAMGFLLLFDLTNEQSFLNVRNWMSQLQVHAYCESPDVILCGNKCDLTDQRAVSEDEARELAEKYGIPYFETSAANGQNVSQAVDVLLDLIMKRMERCVDKSWIPDGTVRVNGATNPDLSESSDRSKCAC; encoded by the exons ATGTCTGATGGGGAATATGATTACCTCATCAAATTCCTAGCCCTTGGTGATTCTGGCGTGGGAAAAACCAGCTTCCTCTACCAATACACAGATGGCAAGTTCAACTCCAAGTTCATCACTACAGTCGGAATAGACTTCAGAGAAAAAAGAGTG ATGTACAAATCAACGGGTCCAGATGGAACTTCAGGTCGAACCCAGAAGATCCACATGCAGCTGTGGGACACTGCAGGACAAGAGAG GTTTCGGAGTTTAACGACTGCATTCTTCAGAGACGCCATGggtttcctcctcctgtttgaCCTCACAAATGAACAAAGCTTCCTCAACGTCAGAAACTGGATGA GTCAGTTACAGGTTCACGCATACTGTGAAAGTCCAGACGTCATCCTGTGTGGCAACAAATGTGACCTGACAGATCAGAGAGCAGTGTCTGAAGATGAGGCCCGTGAGCTGGCAGAGAAGTATGG AATCCCGTACTTTGAGACGAGCGCTGCAAACGGACAGAACGTCAGCCAGGCAGTGGACGTCCTGCTGGATCTCATCATGAAGAGGATGGAACGATGTGTTGACAAGTCCTGGATCCCCGATGGGACCGTCCGAGTTAATGGAGCCACCAACCCAGACCTCTCAGAGAGTTCTGACAGGAGCAAATGTGCATGTTAG